From the genome of Sphingobacterium sp. UGAL515B_05:
TTGATTTGGGTGAAGATGGTGAAGAAAATTTGGATCCAACCTTTGTGAATCAAAAATATACAGAAAAGGTTACCGAGACCAGAGATCTCATGCTTGCCAAAAACCACGATTACGGTGAGGCATGGCGCGATATGCGTGTTTCTTCCATGACAGATCTGATCTTAATGAAAATACATCGCGTCAAACAAATTGAGGATAACGATGGACAAACCCTGGTCTCTGAAGGCATCCATGCCAACTATCAGGATATGCTCAATTACGCAGTTTTTGCATTAATTAAATTAGGAATCGCACAACAATAATCGGATTATGACAGCTATACAGCAGCAGCGTACCAAAACAAATTATCTTTTAGGATTTTGCCGGATTTTTACGGGACTTCTTTTCATATTCTCAGGTTTTATTAAAGCAAATGACCCGACAGGGTTTGGCTATAAGCTTCAGGAATACTTTGAGGTCTTTCATCTCACAGCTTTTAATGAATACGCTACTGCCATCGCTGTGGTAATCTGTGGTTTTGAAATTTTGTTAGGAGCACTGTTATTACTGGGGGTCTATGCGAATACCGTTGCCTGGGGCCTGCTTCTACTGATTCTATTTTTCACTTTTCTAACCTTCTATTCGGCATTTTTTGAGGTTGTGACCTCTTGTGGCTGTTTTGGGGATGCCATCCCACTTACACCTTGGCAATCATTTTCTAAAGATCTGGTGCTCTTGGCGTTGATCCTTATTATATTTTTTAACCGAAAGCAATTACGATCAATTATCAAAGGATCAGGCAATCAATTCGTTGCTACTGTGATTACAGCGATTATCTCTTTAGGTATCGGTATCTATACCGTAAACTACCTCCCGTTTATTGATTTCTTACCCTACAAAGTTGGTAACAACTTACCTTCATTAATGGTGCTTCCTGAAGGCAAACAGGGCGATTTGTTTGAGCAAATCTATACCATGAAAAACAAAAAGACGGGTGAAACAAAAAAGGTCAATGACAAGGTCTATATGGCTGACAAGCTATGGGAAGATGAATCGTGGGAAATTATAGGTGAACCCGAGAGTAAATTGGTCAAAAAGGGATATGATATTCCTATTCCTGATCTATTGATTACGGATGCCGACGGAGCAGACCATACGCAAGAAATCATTGCTAATCCGTATTACAATCTTGTTATCGTTGCAAAGGATCTTTCTTCGGCCAATATTGATGCTATCCAAAAGATCAATCAGACAGCCATCCAATTAACAAAAGATTATAATGGGCTTCGGGTTGTGCTATTGACTGCTTCGGCATCCAAAGATGCCCAATATCTGAGCGATAAAATGCAATTAATTGCGGAGATATTCTATGCCGATCTCATTCCTCTAAAAAGCATGGTCAGGGCAAATCCTGGTGTATTGCTCCTAAAAGGAGGTAACGTCGTCGGAAAATGGCACTATAATAACTTTCCGGATGCCAAAACCATTGAAGATAAATTTCTAAGTAAAGACAAATAGTACCTATGCCTAAACCTATATTTTTGATTGGTTATATGGGAAGTGGAAAAACTACCCTGGGTAAGAAACTTGCCACTAAACTCGAACTCCCTTTTATCGACACAGATGAGGAGATCGTAAAACAAATTGGCATGAGCATTACCGAATATTTTAGTCAACATGGTGAAGACGCATTCCGGGCATTAGAACGCGAGCAATTGCGTAAATTTTCTGAGAATGCTGCCGTCATATCTACCGGTGGTGGTGCCCCCTGTTTCTTTGACAACATGGAATGGATCAGGGCGAATGGATATGCCGTCTATTTACAGATGTCACCCAAAGCACTTTTTGACCGTCTTTCTCAATCTAAACTACACAAAAGGCCCATTCTAATCGGAAAATCACCTGAGGAACTACGGCTATTTATCGAAGAGAAGTTGATCGAAAGAGAACCTTATTATACGCAGGCACATCTGACAATCGACCAATTAAATACCAGTGTCGAGGCACTGGCCGATCTGATTAATCAGCACAATAGATAGACAATGAATATACGTATACGCCACTACTTCCTTTTATTGATCTGCTTTATCGTAAGCAGTTGCTTTCGTAACGGAGCCAATACGGATGGCTTGCCAGTGGGTAAACGTATACAGCTCCAAAATGTGGAGGAATTATATCAGTTTTTGACCTATGACGATAATCGTTATCCATTGGTCAGTTTGCATCGTGGTGGCCCCGCATCTGGATACCCCGAAAATGCAATCGAAACTTTTTCCTATAACGCGAGCTTGCAGCCAGTCCTTGTTGAATGTGATGTTCGCATCAGTAAAGACTCAGCGCTGATATTAATGCATGACAATACGCTAAACCGAACAACCACCGGCAGAGGGCCTGTGAACGCCAGCAGTTTGACTGAACTCAAAAAGCTTCGTCTATTGGACAATAACAAAAAGATGACGCCCTATAGGATCCCCACGCTGGAAGAAGCACTTTCTTGGGGAAAAGGAAAGGTAATCTTCACCTTAGACATTAAAAATGATGTCCCTTATGAAGCCGTTATCAATGCTATTCGCAAACAAAGGGCAGAATCTAGCGTAGTCATCATCACGTATAGTGCCAACCAGGCGGCCAAAGTGCACAGTCTGGCTAGCGACATCATGATTTCGGCCTCAGTCAATAACCTGGATGACCTTGCTCGTCTAAATGAAAAAGATATCCCCGACAATCGCTTGTTAGCCTTCGTCGGAACCCGTGAAGCAGACCCAGCATTGACCAAAGTACTACATGACCATGGAATCATGTGCATATTGGGTACACTGGGAAACTTAGACAGACAGGCCGACAAAAAAGGCTTTCAAGTTTATGCCGGATTTATTGATCGCGGTGCAGATATATTAAGTACAGATCGACCTACAGAGGCAGGGCGAGCGCTGAATTTCTACATCAAGAAAAGAGGAATTACGTCGAAATTTATTCAGTAAGATTCCTGGACTTGTGCCTAATTCTATTCGTTTAATGCTTGGATTATCTCCATCTAGTCCCTTCAAACTTTTTTAGCACGTACAATTCTCCCGATCAATTTATAGACCTCAAACCATAACACGGATGCTGTAGCCACAGAGAGCGCTATCCCCAATTCATATCCGCTCAGGGCTGCTACAGCAAAAAATTGGGCGACCGGAGCAACATATAATATCACGACTAAAAATAGAAGTACAGCGATCGAAATACCCACGAGCAGCAAGTTTCGGTTTTTAAAACTTTCAAGGATACTATAGTGAAAAGATCGGTTGGCATAACTCAACAAAATATTGGCAAAGATTAAAGTAGTGAAAACCATAGCCCTCGTTTTTTCCTCAGTTCCCCCCTGCTGAACAGTAAACTGATAAACAAATAGAATCCCTATAGTGATTATCAGGCCTTGAACAATGCTTATTCCGAGCTCATTTATACTTAAAAAAGTGTCGCTCATAGCTCTAGGAGGGCGCTTCATTGTATCCTTTTCAATAGGTTCATTTTCATATACAATCGAGCAGGTGGGCCCCATGACCAATTCGAGGAAGATCACATGCACAGGGCTAAAAATCTGCGGAAATACCCAGCCTAAAAACAAAGGTAGTGATACGGTCAAAATAATGGGGATATGAATAGAAATGATGTATTGAACCGCCTTCTTGATGTTTGCGTAAATCCTTCTTCCGGCCGCTATACCAATGATTAACTTTTGTAGATCGTCATTTGTGATAATCAATGCCGCGGCTGATTTTGCTATTTCAGTACCTTTATTGCCCATAGCAACGCCAATGTGGGCTGCTTTTAAGGCTGGACCATCATTTACTCCATCACCAAGCATCGCCACAACCTCGCCTTTCTTTTTAAGGGCATTTACAACGGCTAATTTAGCATCCGGAAACATTCTGGTAAATAAAGTTGTTTGCTCCGCTATCGCCATAATTTCAGCCTCGGATCTATTTACGATTTCACTGCCATTGATCGGCGGAGTCAAAATACGAATTCCGCCCTGAGCCGCTATTGCTTTAGTCGTATCGGCATTGTCGCCAGTAATTACTTTGACTTTAATCCCGGCATCATAAATATCTTGGAACACTTCCTGGATACCCTTTTTGGGAGGATCATAAAATACGGTCAACCCTAAAAATTGGAACTCAAAATCCTGTTGCTTCGCGGGGAAATTATTGCCTTCGAATTTCGCTTTCCCCACACCCAATAGACGAAAGCCCTGCTCTCCATAGGATTTAACAATAGCCCTAATTTTATCTTTCTCACTATCGGGCAGCTTCGATACGCTAAGTATAGCCTCCGGTGCCCCTTTGGCAGCAATAATCCGATCTTTTCCTGTATTTTCGAAAAGATGGGTCATCATCGGCGGTTTACCATCTAAAGGATATTCATGAAATAATGCATATTCCTTTCTGAGGTCCTGATTTTGCGTTTTTTCATATATTTTATGCAACGTAATTTCCATAGGGTCAAAAGGCACAGGCTCACTGCTCCACATCGCATAATCGATAAGCTCTCTTAAATCGGATTTTTCAAACCTTTCTTGATCATAAGAGGAATCCGTAGCATAATTGTAGAGGTATTTCAATTGCATGGAATTCTCTGTAATGGTCCCGGTCTTATCTGTGCAAATCACCGTTGTACTGCCCAAAGTTTCAACAATACTGCTTCTTTTAATGATAATCCCCTCCCGCATGAGTTTCCATGCGCCAAGCGCCATAAAAGTCGTAAACGCAACAGGAATCTCTTCCGGCAATACAGACATGGCCAAAGTAAGTCCATTGAGCAAGCTCGCCACTAAATTACCACTGTCAATAAAACTGTATACACATACGATTAAAAAAATTAGGATACCGACAATGGCCATTGCTTTTACAAACTTTTGGATTTGCACCTGCAAGGGTGAAATTTCTTCCTTGATATTTTTGATCGATTCCCCTATTTTCCCAACACGGGTCTCTTTACCGATTTCAGTAACTTCAAACACAGCCAGGCCTGAGACCGTAACCGTCCCGCCGTAGACCAGATTATCTTCAGATTTACTGTCCTTAAAGACGGAAAAACTCTCCCCCGTCAACGAAGATTCATTAACAGAAAAATCGTTACTGTGTAGAATACGACCATCAGCGTTTATAATTCGACCTTCCTCAGTAATACAGAGATCCCCCACAACTATCTCATGTGTTGGAATTTCACTGACCTTCCCATCTCGAATCACGGTGCTTAATGGTTCATTCAGCTTTTCCAATTCCTCCAGCGCTTTTTTGCTACGATTATCCTGATAAAAAGAAATTGCCGTAACAGCAACAATAGCGACAAACATAAATACAGCCTCTCCGTAATTCCCCACAAAAACATAAATCATCGAGATGATAATCAACAGAATCAGCATAGGCTCCTTCAAAATATCCACAAGCAGTTCAAACCAGGTATTCTTGTGATTATCGCTCAATTGATTCCAACCATATTTAGCGCGAGAGGCATTAACCTCAGCAGCGGAAAGACCTTTCAGATTATCGGGAATATTATATGACATATCGAATGAACTAGGTTACCTAAATATAATGAATAATTCTTGTATTCAGGAGTTAAAATCATCTGTCAACGATCATCTCCTTCGCACGTAACATCATGTTACAATCTCTTATTTGCAGTTTTTATTTTTTGCAAAAAAGAAAGGCTACATAACTTATAAACAATATATTAGCATAAAATTTACCTGCTAATACCTTTCTTCTATTGAATATTTCTATTACAATCCTATATTTGCGCAGAAATTCATTTGGGACTTTGAATTTCATATTAGCCAAAAGCAATTTTACGATCATTTTTCCAATAATGCCAAGACAGCTTCTTGCGATTGAAGTCCTTCTTTGCTACCTATGTTTTCAGATCATGTAAAACAGAAGCTGAAAACTAAACATATTGTAAAATATTTCTGTACCTATCGTTAGATATGGAATAGCATCTAAACTTGTTATGGTCTTTATAGTAGTATATTAATAATAAAAATAAGATGGTCATCTTAATTGCAGAAGATAATGAGTTGATATTACGGACAGTTCAATACAAACTGATCAAGGCAGGTCACGAGGTTATCACTACCACCAATGGAAAAGATGCAATTGAAAAGCTCAATACAATGGATCTCGATCTGATCATTACCGATATTATGATGCCATTTGCTTCGGGGATAGAAGTCCTTACTTCCATAAAAAAACTCGAGAAAAAAATTCCCGTTATTGTACTTTCCAACATGGGACAAGAGGAAGTCGTCATTGAAGCTTTTGATCTTGGTGCGTCAGATTTTATGGTGAAGCCGTTTAGTCCGGAAGAGCTCCTGTTGCGGGTCAAACGACTGACGATCAATAATCGCAACTAAATCTTTCAGGGATTGCCTATACGAAAGGACGTGTAGCTGTCTTTATTGAAACACTGTCTTTATTGACTAAATCCATTTCTTCAATAATTTAAAAACTTTGCTCTTTTTAGCATAGGGTGGATAAATCAATGTAGAAAACGAAAGTTTAGATTGAAACATGACAGCCCTTTCATGTGAAAATGCCTTAAAGCCAAACTGCCCATGACAACTGCCCACGCCACTGCCATTGACACCACCAAAAGGCAAATGCGGGTTGGAAACGTGAATCAAAACATCATTCACACAAGCACCGCCTGAGGACACCTGCTTGAGGATGTATTGAATATTAGATTTGTTATTGCTAAATACATACAAAGCTAAAGGTTTTTCAGCACGATTAATGAGTGCTAGCGCCTCTTCTAGGTCTTGATAGGTTACTACGGGAAGTATAGGACCAAATATTTCTTCCTGCATAATTGGATTGTCAGCCTTTACATCGATCAACAATGCCGGACTTAATGTCAGATCATCGGCCAACAGTCCCCCTTCAAGTAATTTTGCTCCGCATGCTGTTGCCTTGGCGATTAATGAAACAAGACGATTAGCGTGCTTTTCGTTAATGATCTTTGCATAAACTGTTCGATCCAGCTGCCCATCTTCCGTAAAAAACATACTTTTAACCGCTTTTAGATAATAGTTTACAAATTCATCTTGCTTATCCTTAGGCAAAAGAACATAATCTGGCGCAATGCAGGTTTGCCCTGCATTGATTAATTTTCCCCAAGCAACTTTATGGGCAGTCATTTCCAAATCTGCTGTCTCATCTAATATAACGGGTGATTTTCCTCCAAGCTCCAAGGTTACAGAACTGAGATTGCGGGAGGCAGCCTGCATAACCAGTTTACCTACCGCCGGACTCCCGGTGAAGAATATATGATCAAAGGGAAGCGCCAATAGTGCCTCGGAAACACGCTGTTCACCTTCAATACAGGCCACTTCCCGTTGGTCAAATCCTTTGGTCAAAATCTCGCCAATAACTGCAGACGTGAATGGACTATGTTCTGAGGGCTTTAAAATCACACAATTGCCTGCCGCAATAGCTGAAATCAATGGGCTCATTGTGAGCTGAAAAGGGTAGTTCCAAGGCGATATAATGAGTGCCGTACCTTTAGGCTGGTAGGTAATTGTGCTCTTAGCAAGAAAATTGGTTATCGAACGGCCAACCTGTCTAGGCTTCATCCATTTTCGTAAATGTCGTATTGCAAATGCTATTTCACCGTAAATAAATAATACTTCGCTTATAGCGGCTTCACTTCGTGACTTCCGTAAATCTTTTTCGAGCGCCGCATAGATTAAATCTTCATGACTCTCAATAAGCGCTCTTAACTTGTAAAGTTTCTTTATACGTTCCTCTGCACTGCTAGACCGTAATTCATATTTAAAAAGCTGCTGCTGTTCAAATATTAAACCTATCTGATCCGTTAACTTCTCTTTGTTCATACCAATTGAAGATCAATATTACTATTTTTTTGATGGCATATTATCGATCCATTGGCGAATCAGATCCACACCTTCTTTATGTATTATACTTCTGGCCAACTCCGGCATCGCTGTACCGGGTTCCACACTGTTCATCCGATAAAGCAGGATAGAATGCTTGGCATCTCCTGGAATTACATCAAAATCCAAGCCACCTGCTCCACCTCCAGCTGAAACAGGAGCTTTATCAATACCAAGGTGGGAAGGAATTTTCACATCATAATCCAGGAAAAGCCCTGTATTGTAAGCGTCTCCCCCTTTGGTATGGCAATGCGCACAGTTCACATCTAAATAGGCTCTTGCCCGTTGTTCCAAACTGAATCTGTTTTCATCGGTCCATATAGGCAATTGCGGTACTTTCTTTAGCTCAGGCATATTGGACACCCGGCCAAGGGAAAGCCATTTGGCTAGTTGATTGATCGAATCACCTAATCGCACAAAATTGAGGTTTCGGGCCTTTGGACCTATGGGCATCAGCTTGGAGCTATTGTTATGACAGCGCTTGCAATCGTTGGTGTTGGGTACCATATAGTTTGTCCTATGCGTATTGCCCGCATTATCTAGCAATGTAATCGGTAGTTTAGCACCACGAATATGTTTAATCGCATCGGTCTGCCCATCATTCCACAGATAATTCATC
Proteins encoded in this window:
- a CDS encoding DUF1599 domain-containing protein → MDTIQEYNSVIKHCQDLFIKKTKDYGTAWRIMRLSSITDQIYIKAQRIRTLEIKKVSKVGEGIVDEYIGIINYCVMAMIQIDLGEDGEENLDPTFVNQKYTEKVTETRDLMLAKNHDYGEAWRDMRVSSMTDLILMKIHRVKQIEDNDGQTLVSEGIHANYQDMLNYAVFALIKLGIAQQ
- a CDS encoding BT_3928 family protein — its product is MTAIQQQRTKTNYLLGFCRIFTGLLFIFSGFIKANDPTGFGYKLQEYFEVFHLTAFNEYATAIAVVICGFEILLGALLLLGVYANTVAWGLLLLILFFTFLTFYSAFFEVVTSCGCFGDAIPLTPWQSFSKDLVLLALILIIFFNRKQLRSIIKGSGNQFVATVITAIISLGIGIYTVNYLPFIDFLPYKVGNNLPSLMVLPEGKQGDLFEQIYTMKNKKTGETKKVNDKVYMADKLWEDESWEIIGEPESKLVKKGYDIPIPDLLITDADGADHTQEIIANPYYNLVIVAKDLSSANIDAIQKINQTAIQLTKDYNGLRVVLLTASASKDAQYLSDKMQLIAEIFYADLIPLKSMVRANPGVLLLKGGNVVGKWHYNNFPDAKTIEDKFLSKDK
- a CDS encoding shikimate kinase yields the protein MPKPIFLIGYMGSGKTTLGKKLATKLELPFIDTDEEIVKQIGMSITEYFSQHGEDAFRALEREQLRKFSENAAVISTGGGAPCFFDNMEWIRANGYAVYLQMSPKALFDRLSQSKLHKRPILIGKSPEELRLFIEEKLIEREPYYTQAHLTIDQLNTSVEALADLINQHNR
- a CDS encoding glycerophosphodiester phosphodiesterase family protein, whose protein sequence is MNIRIRHYFLLLICFIVSSCFRNGANTDGLPVGKRIQLQNVEELYQFLTYDDNRYPLVSLHRGGPASGYPENAIETFSYNASLQPVLVECDVRISKDSALILMHDNTLNRTTTGRGPVNASSLTELKKLRLLDNNKKMTPYRIPTLEEALSWGKGKVIFTLDIKNDVPYEAVINAIRKQRAESSVVIITYSANQAAKVHSLASDIMISASVNNLDDLARLNEKDIPDNRLLAFVGTREADPALTKVLHDHGIMCILGTLGNLDRQADKKGFQVYAGFIDRGADILSTDRPTEAGRALNFYIKKRGITSKFIQ
- a CDS encoding cation-translocating P-type ATPase — encoded protein: MSYNIPDNLKGLSAAEVNASRAKYGWNQLSDNHKNTWFELLVDILKEPMLILLIIISMIYVFVGNYGEAVFMFVAIVAVTAISFYQDNRSKKALEELEKLNEPLSTVIRDGKVSEIPTHEIVVGDLCITEEGRIINADGRILHSNDFSVNESSLTGESFSVFKDSKSEDNLVYGGTVTVSGLAVFEVTEIGKETRVGKIGESIKNIKEEISPLQVQIQKFVKAMAIVGILIFLIVCVYSFIDSGNLVASLLNGLTLAMSVLPEEIPVAFTTFMALGAWKLMREGIIIKRSSIVETLGSTTVICTDKTGTITENSMQLKYLYNYATDSSYDQERFEKSDLRELIDYAMWSSEPVPFDPMEITLHKIYEKTQNQDLRKEYALFHEYPLDGKPPMMTHLFENTGKDRIIAAKGAPEAILSVSKLPDSEKDKIRAIVKSYGEQGFRLLGVGKAKFEGNNFPAKQQDFEFQFLGLTVFYDPPKKGIQEVFQDIYDAGIKVKVITGDNADTTKAIAAQGGIRILTPPINGSEIVNRSEAEIMAIAEQTTLFTRMFPDAKLAVVNALKKKGEVVAMLGDGVNDGPALKAAHIGVAMGNKGTEIAKSAAALIITNDDLQKLIIGIAAGRRIYANIKKAVQYIISIHIPIILTVSLPLFLGWVFPQIFSPVHVIFLELVMGPTCSIVYENEPIEKDTMKRPPRAMSDTFLSINELGISIVQGLIITIGILFVYQFTVQQGGTEEKTRAMVFTTLIFANILLSYANRSFHYSILESFKNRNLLLVGISIAVLLFLVVILYVAPVAQFFAVAALSGYELGIALSVATASVLWFEVYKLIGRIVRAKKV
- a CDS encoding response regulator; the encoded protein is MVILIAEDNELILRTVQYKLIKAGHEVITTTNGKDAIEKLNTMDLDLIITDIMMPFASGIEVLTSIKKLEKKIPVIVLSNMGQEEVVIEAFDLGASDFMVKPFSPEELLLRVKRLTINNRN
- a CDS encoding aldehyde dehydrogenase family protein; the encoded protein is MNKEKLTDQIGLIFEQQQLFKYELRSSSAEERIKKLYKLRALIESHEDLIYAALEKDLRKSRSEAAISEVLFIYGEIAFAIRHLRKWMKPRQVGRSITNFLAKSTITYQPKGTALIISPWNYPFQLTMSPLISAIAAGNCVILKPSEHSPFTSAVIGEILTKGFDQREVACIEGEQRVSEALLALPFDHIFFTGSPAVGKLVMQAASRNLSSVTLELGGKSPVILDETADLEMTAHKVAWGKLINAGQTCIAPDYVLLPKDKQDEFVNYYLKAVKSMFFTEDGQLDRTVYAKIINEKHANRLVSLIAKATACGAKLLEGGLLADDLTLSPALLIDVKADNPIMQEEIFGPILPVVTYQDLEEALALINRAEKPLALYVFSNNKSNIQYILKQVSSGGACVNDVLIHVSNPHLPFGGVNGSGVGSCHGQFGFKAFSHERAVMFQSKLSFSTLIYPPYAKKSKVFKLLKKWI
- a CDS encoding SO2930 family diheme c-type cytochrome, whose amino-acid sequence is MKPTKFTFVCTGILSVILLMLQQSCRQGQNKSSDHGVVSFEFKERLSEYGFFTGKINQLIARADILGYDLSTPLFSDYAVKDRFIVLPKGGKIGYTEHGPLDFPDSTIIIKNFSYINEKRQKVLIETRLLVKDPADHAWKVMNYLWNDGQTDAIKHIRGAKLPITLLDNAGNTHRTNYMVPNTNDCKRCHNNSSKLMPIGPKARNLNFVRLGDSINQLAKWLSLGRVSNMPELKKVPQLPIWTDENRFSLEQRARAYLDVNCAHCHTKGGDAYNTGLFLDYDVKIPSHLGIDKAPVSAGGGAGGLDFDVIPGDAKHSILLYRMNSVEPGTAMPELARSIIHKEGVDLIRQWIDNMPSKK